A section of the Roseivirga sp. BDSF3-8 genome encodes:
- the crcB gene encoding fluoride efflux transporter CrcB: MAWQQIIIIGLGGFLGSISRHLCTIWLSRWTQSVYPWGTFTVNMLGCLLLGFLIGLAGSQFLSERWRLFLAVGFCGSFTTFSTFSAEGFGLFEKDLSMLGLLYLAGSVAGGLLLAGAGLWLGRQLNA; encoded by the coding sequence ATGGCTTGGCAGCAAATTATCATTATCGGCCTTGGTGGGTTTCTGGGCAGTATTAGCCGGCACCTCTGTACTATTTGGCTTAGCCGGTGGACACAGTCCGTTTACCCCTGGGGCACCTTTACGGTAAATATGCTCGGTTGCCTGCTACTGGGCTTTCTTATTGGCCTGGCGGGAAGCCAGTTCCTGTCTGAGCGCTGGCGCCTCTTTCTGGCTGTCGGCTTCTGCGGCAGTTTTACTACCTTTTCTACTTTCTCGGCAGAAGGCTTCGGGCTTTTTGAAAAAGACCTCTCTATGCTAGGGCTGCTCTACCTTGCTGGCAGCGTAGCGGGTGGCCTCCTTTTGGCCGGCGCAGGCTTATGGCTTGGGCGTCAGCTTAATGCCTAA
- a CDS encoding WD40/YVTN/BNR-like repeat-containing protein codes for MKRTLSIALRLFLVFILPVQAFAQEASSATEIMNAIDKRKTMGENSLLKNYPVRSIGPVVQGARIVDLAVNEDNPREFYVAFASGGVFYTKNNGITLEPVFDNEGALTIGDITLAPSDPKVLYVGTGENNSSRSSYAGSGVYKTTDGGKTWEHLGLDAIHHTGRIIVHPENPDVAWVGAMGALYSTNSERGVYKTTDGGKTWDKTLYVNDSTGIIDLIIHPEDPDRLWAASWDRIRYAWDFRGEGEGSAIYYSEDGGETWTVQMEGIPHNEKTGRIGLDISRSNPDIIYAILDNQGTMEREEDKEKQGDDLRMADFNEMTREEFMDLDTTRLNKFLKDQGFPEKYDAAKVRQEIRDGKYEIKALAEYFGDANEALFNTSIIGTEIYRSEDAGKTWNKVNEMDLQGVYFTYGYYFGEIRVNPTNPEHIYIMGVPMLASRDGGKNFARADTIGDVHSDHHSMWIDPSDSEHVILGNDGGLYMSYDAGATWDHINNTSVGQFYTVNVDMEKPYNVYGGLQDNGTLVGSSESVPNETEKWERIFGGDGMYVAPDPRNPSVVYAGFQFGNYYRIDRDKNSYTYISPKHDIGEPTLRYNWRTPLILSPHNPEIVYIGAQKVYRSLDRGDNWQAISGDLTRDLPQGNVPHSTITSLAESPLSFGLIYAGTDDGKLQVTRNGGATWTDVSNGLPDNLWVSSVFPSPHDEATVFATLTGYRYDDFHAYLYKSTDYGRNWTSVKGDLPEEAINVLIQDPVNPELLYTGTDLGTYVSMNGGDNWQHLGTVPNVASYDMIVHPRENELVIATHGRSIYVMDVKPLQQIAGKGKAVAVYAPAMFRHSERWGERQYDFSSPFLPELNLLYYAEEAGTVTLEVLNENGTVLREEEVQANAGFNSYKWNLKVEGTPKGRRRKKDNVDMVYAGKGKYTLRVKKGSASDSTKVEIK; via the coding sequence ATGAAGCGAACTCTATCTATAGCGCTCAGGCTATTTCTGGTATTCATACTCCCTGTCCAGGCTTTTGCACAGGAAGCCTCTTCGGCTACGGAGATCATGAATGCCATTGACAAAAGAAAAACAATGGGTGAGAACAGCCTCCTGAAAAATTACCCCGTCCGTAGCATAGGACCGGTAGTACAGGGCGCACGTATCGTAGACCTTGCGGTAAACGAGGACAATCCCAGAGAATTTTATGTCGCCTTTGCCTCTGGCGGCGTATTTTACACAAAAAATAACGGCATCACCCTGGAGCCCGTCTTTGATAATGAGGGCGCCCTCACTATTGGTGACATCACCCTGGCGCCTTCCGACCCCAAGGTGCTGTACGTAGGTACCGGTGAGAACAACAGCTCGCGAAGCAGCTACGCCGGATCCGGTGTATACAAAACCACGGACGGCGGCAAGACCTGGGAGCACCTGGGGCTGGACGCCATACACCACACAGGGCGCATCATTGTGCACCCTGAAAACCCCGACGTGGCCTGGGTGGGCGCTATGGGGGCGCTGTACTCAACTAACTCTGAACGTGGCGTATACAAAACCACGGACGGCGGCAAGACCTGGGACAAAACCCTGTATGTAAACGACAGCACAGGCATCATAGACCTGATCATACACCCGGAAGACCCTGACAGGCTATGGGCCGCAAGCTGGGACCGTATTCGTTACGCCTGGGACTTCCGCGGCGAGGGCGAAGGCTCGGCCATATACTATAGTGAAGACGGCGGCGAGACCTGGACTGTGCAGATGGAGGGTATTCCCCATAATGAAAAAACAGGCCGCATAGGCCTGGATATAAGCCGCTCTAACCCGGACATCATCTACGCCATACTGGATAACCAGGGCACCATGGAACGGGAAGAGGATAAAGAGAAGCAGGGAGATGACCTGCGCATGGCTGACTTTAATGAGATGACCAGGGAGGAGTTTATGGATCTGGATACTACCAGGCTTAATAAATTCCTGAAAGACCAGGGCTTTCCTGAAAAATATGATGCCGCCAAGGTGCGCCAGGAGATCCGGGACGGAAAATATGAGATAAAGGCCCTGGCCGAGTACTTTGGCGATGCCAATGAGGCATTGTTCAATACAAGCATCATCGGTACAGAGATATACCGCAGCGAAGACGCAGGCAAAACCTGGAATAAGGTAAATGAGATGGACCTGCAGGGCGTATACTTTACCTATGGCTACTACTTCGGCGAGATCCGGGTAAACCCTACCAACCCGGAGCATATCTATATCATGGGCGTGCCTATGCTGGCCAGCCGTGATGGCGGTAAGAACTTTGCCCGGGCCGATACCATAGGCGATGTGCACAGCGACCACCACAGCATGTGGATAGACCCCAGTGACAGCGAACACGTAATACTCGGTAATGACGGTGGTCTGTACATGAGCTATGATGCCGGTGCCACCTGGGACCATATCAATAACACCTCAGTGGGCCAGTTCTATACCGTAAATGTGGATATGGAAAAGCCCTACAATGTGTACGGTGGCCTGCAGGATAATGGTACGCTGGTGGGCTCATCGGAGAGCGTGCCTAACGAAACCGAAAAGTGGGAGCGCATATTCGGCGGCGACGGTATGTATGTGGCCCCCGATCCGCGCAACCCCAGCGTAGTGTATGCTGGTTTCCAGTTCGGTAACTACTACCGTATAGACCGCGACAAGAATTCTTACACGTATATCTCGCCCAAACACGACATAGGCGAGCCCACCCTGCGCTACAACTGGCGCACACCCCTCATACTGAGCCCGCACAACCCCGAAATTGTGTACATAGGCGCGCAGAAGGTATACCGCTCGCTGGACCGTGGGGATAACTGGCAGGCCATATCAGGCGACCTGACGCGTGACCTGCCCCAGGGCAATGTGCCGCACAGCACCATCACCTCACTGGCCGAAAGCCCGCTGAGCTTCGGACTGATCTACGCCGGAACCGATGATGGCAAGCTGCAGGTGACGCGAAACGGCGGAGCGACCTGGACAGATGTAAGCAACGGCCTGCCGGATAACCTGTGGGTGAGCAGTGTATTCCCATCACCCCATGACGAGGCTACGGTATTTGCCACCCTCACCGGCTACCGCTACGACGACTTCCATGCCTACCTGTACAAGAGTACGGACTACGGCCGGAACTGGACGAGCGTAAAAGGCGACCTGCCGGAAGAGGCGATAAACGTACTGATACAGGATCCTGTAAACCCCGAGCTGCTATACACAGGCACCGATCTGGGTACCTACGTGAGCATGAATGGCGGCGATAACTGGCAGCACCTGGGCACCGTGCCTAACGTAGCCAGCTACGACATGATCGTACACCCCCGCGAAAACGAGTTGGTAATCGCTACTCATGGCCGTAGCATATACGTAATGGATGTAAAACCTCTCCAGCAGATAGCGGGTAAAGGCAAAGCGGTAGCGGTATACGCGCCCGCCATGTTCCGCCACTCCGAACGGTGGGGCGAACGTCAGTATGACTTTAGCTCACCCTTCCTGCCGGAACTGAACCTGCTGTACTATGCAGAAGAAGCGGGTACGGTTACGCTAGAGGTATTGAATGAGAACGGCACCGTACTGCGTGAGGAAGAAGTACAGGCTAATGCCGGATTTAACAGCTACAAGTGGAACCTGAAGGTGGAAGGAACGCCTAAGGGACGCCGCCGCAAAAAGGACAACGTAGATATGGTGTACGCCGGTAAAGGCAAATACACACTCCGCGTGAAAAAAGGTAGCGCTTCAGATAGTACCAAAGTAGAGATTAAGTAA
- a CDS encoding Txe/YoeB family addiction module toxin, producing MKTYWTRESKPGLEKLLQENRKLGAKVLELLLDIDKYSDSPLQGKGKPERLRGNPSEFYSRRITEKHRLIYSYLAEGICIISCYGHYDDR from the coding sequence ATGAAAACTTACTGGACGAGGGAGAGTAAGCCTGGCTTGGAGAAACTGCTACAGGAAAACAGGAAGCTGGGTGCCAAGGTGCTGGAGTTGCTATTGGATATCGATAAGTATTCGGATAGTCCCCTGCAGGGCAAAGGCAAGCCTGAACGACTACGGGGTAACCCTTCTGAATTCTATAGCAGGCGGATCACAGAAAAGCACCGGCTGATATATAGTTACCTGGCGGAAGGTATTTGCATCATTTCATGCTACGGTCATTACGATGATCGCTAG
- a CDS encoding alpha/beta hydrolase, with protein sequence MSRHHLFIGLVAMLCLTGCLSSRKYKDIDYLTGGVENGERPTLNVFVPKKIEEGKAPVLLFVHGGNWNSGNKETYNILGRNFARKDVVTVIPGYTLSPDASYEEMAQQIAEAVRWTLDSIGKYKGDPQRVYLTGHSAGGHLVALVATNPDYDIDPDDIAGIILNDAAGLDMHHYLTNNPPTTNEHYLTTWTKYPEVWEEASPINYVDAASPPFMIYLGSKTYNSIKTANERFLKELKPHQPGITPIIIDKKHIPMVTQYVWPWNKRYDEILEFMEAQGEE encoded by the coding sequence ATGAGCAGACACCATCTTTTCATTGGGTTAGTGGCAATGCTGTGTTTGACGGGCTGCCTCTCATCCAGGAAATACAAGGATATTGACTACCTGACCGGTGGGGTTGAGAATGGGGAGAGGCCGACGCTGAATGTATTTGTGCCTAAGAAAATAGAGGAAGGAAAGGCGCCTGTCTTACTATTCGTGCACGGCGGCAACTGGAACAGCGGCAATAAGGAGACCTATAATATCCTGGGCCGAAACTTTGCCAGGAAGGACGTGGTGACGGTGATACCAGGCTATACTCTGAGCCCGGATGCCAGCTATGAGGAGATGGCACAGCAGATAGCGGAGGCGGTGAGGTGGACACTGGATAGCATTGGGAAGTATAAGGGTGATCCGCAGCGGGTATACCTTACCGGACACTCGGCCGGGGGACACTTGGTGGCTTTGGTGGCTACTAATCCTGATTACGACATCGATCCGGATGATATAGCGGGCATTATTCTGAACGATGCGGCAGGGCTGGACATGCACCACTACCTGACGAATAATCCGCCCACGACCAATGAGCATTACCTTACCACGTGGACGAAGTACCCGGAGGTATGGGAAGAGGCTTCGCCTATTAACTATGTGGATGCGGCCTCCCCTCCATTCATGATCTACCTGGGGAGTAAAACGTATAATTCGATAAAAACGGCAAACGAGCGTTTTCTGAAAGAGCTAAAGCCTCATCAGCCCGGTATTACTCCCATCATCATTGACAAGAAGCATATTCCTATGGTGACTCAATATGTGTGGCCGTGGAATAAACGGTATGATGAGATACTGGAGTTTATGGAGGCGCAGGGGGAGGAGTGA
- a CDS encoding IS1182 family transposase, producing MSEKIVFKDYNPKQIMLLPPSLEELIEADHPVRVVNEVVDRLDIAPLLTGYKPGGTSVYHPRMLLKILIYGYMSNIYSTRKLEAAIGQNVHFMWLAGMNKPDHNTIARFRCDRLKDSLKVIFAQIVMFLVDEGLLDLKTVYTDGTKIEAQANRYTFVWGRSIKTNTEKISQQLEELWDYTQRVAEDELYQEKPDFSKIDARKVSDTIDRIDQALTGKKIAKGKRQKLTYARKNWPGKLAEYQQKQAILGQRNSYSKTDHDATFMMMKEDHMRNGQLKPGYNLQISTSNQYLVNYTIHQNPTDTLTLQPHLKNYQQLYNTLPDTICADAGYGSEENYDYLKDKVEKAYVKYNYFHKEQTRKWKQDISKSQNLHYNEEQDKVYCPAGQPMDHIGKRKTKTKSGYEQTYAQYQARNCLECPLRSGCFKAKGNRIVEINHNLRTHKQKVRDMLMSDQGIAHRKQRPADVETVFAAIKHNRGFRRFMMRGTEKVEIEAGLLAIAHNLLKKAS from the coding sequence ATAAGCGAAAAGATAGTTTTTAAAGACTACAACCCCAAGCAAATTATGCTTTTACCTCCGAGCCTGGAGGAGTTAATAGAGGCAGACCATCCAGTTCGGGTGGTCAACGAAGTGGTCGATCGTCTTGATATTGCCCCTCTATTGACTGGTTATAAGCCTGGCGGTACATCAGTATATCATCCAAGGATGCTGCTTAAAATATTGATTTACGGGTATATGAGTAATATCTACTCTACCCGCAAGTTGGAGGCAGCTATTGGTCAAAACGTTCACTTCATGTGGTTGGCAGGTATGAACAAGCCTGACCATAACACTATTGCCCGTTTTCGATGCGATCGGTTGAAAGATAGCCTGAAGGTGATCTTTGCTCAGATTGTAATGTTCTTAGTTGATGAGGGCCTACTGGACTTAAAGACAGTTTACACCGACGGCACCAAGATAGAAGCCCAGGCTAATCGCTACACGTTTGTGTGGGGCAGGTCTATTAAGACCAATACCGAAAAGATAAGCCAACAGCTTGAAGAGTTGTGGGACTATACCCAGCGGGTGGCAGAAGACGAGTTATATCAGGAAAAGCCTGATTTTAGCAAAATCGATGCTCGAAAGGTTAGTGATACTATTGATAGGATTGACCAGGCACTCACGGGCAAGAAGATAGCAAAAGGGAAGAGGCAGAAGCTTACCTATGCACGAAAAAACTGGCCTGGGAAGCTGGCTGAATACCAGCAGAAGCAAGCTATACTGGGACAACGAAACAGCTATTCAAAGACTGACCACGATGCAACCTTTATGATGATGAAGGAAGACCATATGCGAAATGGACAGCTCAAGCCGGGCTATAACCTTCAGATCAGCACCTCCAATCAATACTTGGTAAACTACACGATCCATCAAAATCCTACCGACACCCTAACGTTACAACCCCATCTTAAGAACTATCAGCAGTTATATAACACCCTGCCTGACACTATATGCGCTGATGCAGGATATGGTAGCGAAGAGAACTATGACTATCTGAAAGATAAAGTAGAGAAGGCCTATGTAAAGTATAATTACTTCCATAAGGAGCAAACCAGAAAATGGAAGCAAGACATATCTAAATCTCAGAACCTGCATTACAACGAAGAGCAGGATAAGGTCTATTGCCCGGCAGGCCAGCCAATGGATCATATAGGAAAGCGAAAAACAAAAACTAAGTCGGGTTATGAACAAACTTATGCACAATATCAGGCCAGAAACTGCCTGGAGTGTCCATTAAGGAGCGGTTGTTTTAAAGCAAAAGGCAACCGGATAGTTGAGATCAATCATAACCTTAGAACTCACAAGCAAAAAGTGCGGGATATGCTTATGAGTGACCAGGGAATAGCTCATCGCAAGCAGCGACCGGCAGATGTAGAAACTGTGTTCGCAGCCATCAAACACAACCGGGGCTTCCGCAGATTTATGATGCGGGGAACAGAGAAAGTCGAAATAGAAGCCGGACTACTGGCTATTGCACATAACCTGCTCAAAAAGGCTTCATAG
- a CDS encoding pinensin family lanthipeptide, whose protein sequence is MKKKLSLNDLKVKSFVTDAKEIKSRGGLNTIDELKKFSEGVSDCGGVCSCFGTCDAMCQEY, encoded by the coding sequence ATGAAAAAGAAATTATCGCTCAATGACTTAAAGGTCAAAAGCTTCGTCACTGATGCTAAAGAGATTAAATCACGCGGTGGTCTTAATACCATTGATGAGCTGAAGAAATTCAGTGAAGGCGTGAGCGACTGCGGCGGTGTTTGCTCCTGCTTCGGTACCTGCGACGCTATGTGCCAGGAATATTAA
- the nuoL gene encoding NADH-quinone oxidoreductase subunit L, which produces METDIPTDIALQAGAGPALALLACPLLAFLLLLVFRKNTASGLIGTAFQAMAFVLALVVFNNVWLQDTVMGTSVQWLQVGKTTLRAGLLADRAAALMLVIVTFISLLVHIFSLSYMAADKGKSRYFAWLGLFTFSMLIIVLADSLLWLFIGWELVGFSSYLLIGFWYRKKAAAAASKKAFIMNRVGDLGFLAGLMLLWAQYGTLELDVLTTQIGAEKWVPLAVSFAGFGLFCGAIGKSAQFPLFTWLPDAMQGPTPVSALIHAATMVAAGVYLLFKVSFILTPPVLTIIAFTGALTAIMGAVAALYQNDIKKVLAYSTVSQLGYMVMGIGVGAYEAAMFHLTTHAFFKACLFLCAGAVIHALHRMEHDMEHAGHGLSRYNAQDMRLMGGLRKKLPLTFIAYTVSAAALAGLPLFSGFLSKDALLTGATGWAIRESEAGIALSWLVPVLGFASALLTALYMGKQWLLVFFGELRLPRTREALSVARGYINENPLTVTGPILLLALLSGFYVFSLNPIDSGRSWLMTGLTIPVGESQPSGAYHGPASGFFNFQLHTVVALISALLAFTGLFIAWRKYRPGSSFEEDYHRQKEQEGFFAGLGLNNWYLDRAYKLTLIKGTHALAMVSDFTDRVIINRWVDRFAVAQVVLAHISHWVDRTFIDGTVRGAAWVASRTGKHLRTYQSGNIQTYLITALVVILLVLVWVSL; this is translated from the coding sequence ATGGAGACGGACATACCTACAGACATTGCCTTACAGGCGGGTGCCGGACCGGCACTGGCTTTGCTGGCCTGTCCGCTACTGGCCTTTCTTTTACTATTGGTATTTAGAAAAAATACCGCCTCCGGGTTAATAGGCACGGCTTTTCAGGCCATGGCCTTTGTGCTGGCGCTGGTGGTTTTTAACAATGTCTGGCTACAGGATACTGTCATGGGTACTTCTGTGCAGTGGCTGCAAGTGGGTAAAACCACGCTGAGGGCCGGACTGCTGGCAGACCGCGCGGCGGCGCTTATGCTGGTAATCGTTACGTTCATTTCCCTACTAGTGCATATTTTCAGCCTTAGCTACATGGCAGCCGACAAGGGCAAAAGCCGCTACTTTGCCTGGCTGGGGCTCTTTACCTTCTCTATGCTGATCATAGTACTGGCCGATAGCCTGCTATGGCTTTTCATCGGATGGGAGCTGGTAGGCTTCAGCTCTTACCTGCTTATAGGCTTCTGGTACCGGAAAAAGGCAGCGGCAGCGGCTTCTAAGAAAGCCTTTATCATGAACCGGGTGGGTGACCTGGGTTTCCTGGCGGGACTTATGCTCCTATGGGCGCAATACGGCACGCTGGAACTGGATGTGCTGACTACTCAAATAGGGGCAGAGAAATGGGTTCCCTTAGCCGTTTCTTTTGCCGGCTTTGGCCTGTTTTGCGGTGCTATCGGCAAAAGTGCCCAGTTTCCGCTCTTTACCTGGCTGCCGGACGCCATGCAGGGCCCCACGCCTGTATCGGCCCTGATCCACGCGGCTACTATGGTAGCGGCCGGAGTGTATCTGCTCTTCAAGGTATCGTTTATCCTTACCCCGCCGGTACTTACCATCATCGCTTTTACCGGGGCGCTCACGGCAATAATGGGAGCCGTGGCGGCTCTTTATCAGAATGACATTAAGAAAGTACTGGCCTACTCTACGGTATCGCAGCTGGGCTATATGGTAATGGGCATAGGAGTGGGAGCCTACGAGGCGGCCATGTTTCACCTCACCACGCATGCTTTTTTCAAGGCCTGCCTTTTCCTTTGTGCAGGAGCGGTGATACATGCCCTGCACCGTATGGAACATGATATGGAACATGCTGGCCACGGCCTTAGCCGCTACAATGCGCAGGATATGCGCCTGATGGGTGGCTTACGTAAAAAACTGCCGCTTACGTTTATTGCCTATACGGTATCGGCTGCAGCACTGGCGGGCCTTCCACTATTCTCAGGCTTTTTATCTAAAGATGCCTTGCTAACGGGGGCCACGGGCTGGGCCATTCGTGAAAGTGAGGCGGGAATAGCGCTTAGCTGGCTGGTGCCTGTACTGGGCTTTGCCTCTGCGCTGCTTACGGCGCTGTATATGGGCAAGCAGTGGTTGCTGGTGTTCTTCGGGGAGCTACGCCTGCCCCGTACCCGCGAGGCACTGTCTGTAGCGCGCGGATACATAAATGAAAATCCGCTGACAGTGACAGGCCCTATTCTTCTGCTGGCCTTACTGAGTGGCTTCTATGTGTTTAGCCTGAATCCTATCGATAGTGGCCGTAGCTGGCTGATGACGGGGCTTACTATACCGGTTGGCGAGAGCCAACCCAGCGGTGCCTACCATGGGCCTGCCTCGGGTTTCTTTAACTTCCAGTTGCATACAGTCGTGGCCCTTATCTCGGCTTTGCTTGCCTTTACAGGCCTGTTCATCGCCTGGAGGAAGTACCGCCCGGGCTCCTCATTTGAAGAGGACTACCACCGCCAGAAGGAGCAGGAGGGCTTCTTTGCCGGCCTGGGGCTGAATAACTGGTACCTGGACAGGGCGTATAAACTTACTTTGATTAAAGGTACGCACGCGCTGGCGATGGTGAGCGACTTTACGGACCGGGTGATCATCAACCGCTGGGTGGACCGCTTTGCGGTAGCCCAGGTGGTATTGGCCCACATTTCTCACTGGGTAGACCGTACCTTTATAGATGGTACTGTCCGGGGCGCTGCGTGGGTAGCCAGCCGCACCGGCAAGCACCTGCGCACCTACCAGAGCGGCAATATCCAGACATACCTGATCACAGCGCTGGTGGTGATCCTGCTGGTGCTGGTGTGGGTGAGTTTATAA
- a CDS encoding SDR family NAD(P)-dependent oxidoreductase, with the protein MDNRLKDKVAIVTGGATGIGEAISKKFALHGASVVVAGYGEDPVDAVVEEIKGKGGKAVAFKGDLSDEENARHCISHCIQTYGKLNILINNAGVFPDMDTLENYDIEVFDYMIRNNLRSAFLMIRYALPELQKTKGNIVSAGSEAGKIGIAQNAPYGGTKGFMHAFMRGIANEQAKHGIRANCVCPGPIDTAWTHKEQGPMDEQMEKTVKGATVMGRRGSTEEIANAYLFLASDEASYITGSLLSVDGGITISKGMIGEQVPDELRKEPAGELELKHEYQGATDMTR; encoded by the coding sequence ATGGATAACAGACTTAAAGATAAAGTAGCAATAGTAACCGGCGGAGCCACAGGAATAGGCGAAGCCATCAGTAAAAAATTTGCCCTACATGGAGCTTCCGTAGTAGTCGCTGGCTATGGGGAAGACCCCGTAGATGCGGTAGTGGAAGAGATAAAAGGAAAAGGTGGCAAGGCCGTAGCCTTTAAAGGCGACCTCAGCGATGAGGAAAATGCCCGCCATTGCATTTCGCACTGTATCCAAACCTATGGCAAGCTTAACATACTCATTAATAATGCCGGGGTATTTCCCGATATGGATACCCTCGAGAATTACGATATCGAGGTATTCGACTATATGATCCGCAATAACCTCCGCAGTGCCTTCCTTATGATCCGCTATGCCCTGCCCGAACTGCAGAAGACCAAAGGAAACATTGTATCCGCAGGATCAGAAGCCGGAAAGATAGGTATTGCCCAAAACGCACCCTACGGCGGTACTAAAGGGTTTATGCACGCTTTTATGCGCGGCATAGCCAATGAACAGGCAAAACACGGCATCAGGGCAAACTGTGTATGCCCCGGCCCTATAGATACCGCCTGGACGCACAAAGAGCAGGGGCCTATGGATGAACAGATGGAAAAGACCGTAAAAGGCGCGACCGTTATGGGACGTCGCGGCTCTACAGAGGAAATAGCCAATGCCTACCTCTTCCTGGCCAGTGACGAGGCCAGCTACATCACCGGCTCACTGCTATCCGTGGATGGGGGCATTACCATCTCCAAAGGCATGATAGGCGAGCAAGTGCCCGATGAACTCAGAAAAGAACCGGCAGGCGAACTGGAGCTTAAGCATGAGTACCAGGGAGCTACCGATATGACAAGATAA
- a CDS encoding cytochrome c — MNPADKLPGFEIYINNCTVCHDMKVQVVGPALVDVHERMDSLSLRAWIRNSQALIESDDEYAVNLYEEYNRTMMPAFDFTDEQLTQLIDYLEAYSEAYVPEVIETRAEPEITAE; from the coding sequence ATAAACCCGGCTGATAAGCTACCGGGATTCGAGATTTATATTAATAATTGTACAGTTTGCCACGACATGAAGGTACAGGTAGTCGGCCCGGCGCTGGTGGATGTTCACGAGAGGATGGACTCTCTTTCCCTACGGGCGTGGATTCGCAATAGCCAGGCCCTGATTGAGTCGGACGATGAGTATGCGGTAAACCTCTATGAGGAATACAACCGGACGATGATGCCTGCCTTTGACTTTACAGATGAGCAACTGACGCAGCTAATCGACTACCTGGAGGCTTACAGCGAGGCGTACGTGCCGGAAGTCATAGAGACCCGGGCTGAACCTGAAATAACGGCAGAGTAA